From Paraburkholderia flava, a single genomic window includes:
- the grpE gene encoding nucleotide exchange factor GrpE has protein sequence MENTQENPAGQNPAPAADAERQAAEAAAAQQQEPADAANETAAALAEAQVKIAELQESFLRARAETENVRRRAQEDVTKAHKFAIENFAEHLLPVVDSLEAALVHSSDDLVKVREGVELTLRQLTGALEKGRVVPIDPVGEKFDPHRHQAISMVPAEQEPNTVVTVLQKGYVIADRVLRPALVTVTQPK, from the coding sequence ATGGAAAACACGCAAGAGAATCCGGCGGGGCAGAATCCTGCTCCCGCCGCCGACGCCGAGCGCCAGGCCGCCGAGGCCGCTGCCGCCCAGCAGCAGGAACCCGCGGACGCGGCGAACGAAACCGCCGCCGCGCTCGCCGAGGCTCAGGTGAAGATCGCCGAGTTGCAGGAAAGCTTCCTGCGCGCGCGCGCCGAGACCGAGAACGTGCGCCGCCGCGCGCAGGAAGACGTCACGAAGGCCCACAAGTTCGCGATCGAAAACTTCGCCGAGCATCTGCTGCCGGTGGTCGACAGCCTCGAGGCTGCACTCGTCCATTCGTCGGACGATCTGGTGAAGGTTCGCGAAGGCGTCGAGCTGACGCTGCGCCAGCTCACGGGTGCGCTCGAGAAAGGTCGCGTCGTGCCGATCGATCCGGTCGGCGAGAAGTTCGACCCGCATCGCCATCAGGCAATCTCGATGGTGCCGGCCGAGCAGGAACCGAACACCGTTGTGACCGTGCTGCAAAAGGGTTACGTGATCGCGGACCGCGTGCTGCGGCCGGCGCTCGTGACCGTGACGCAGCCGAAGTAA
- a CDS encoding thioredoxin family protein — translation MTSIPVDATAFAAFDMQEVTAESFDAALAGAGDQLTVVFFWGLDCFNCEIAKKAMLAQPDAIRALGLRWFHSNVYEHRELGRRFLLHGVPTWFFFHRGKRLGRATGWHGLGQFEAAVAAARAKVNESPAIEKN, via the coding sequence ATGACGAGCATTCCCGTCGACGCGACCGCATTCGCCGCATTCGACATGCAGGAAGTGACCGCGGAGTCGTTCGACGCGGCGCTGGCCGGGGCAGGCGACCAGCTGACGGTCGTGTTCTTCTGGGGGCTCGACTGCTTCAACTGCGAGATCGCGAAGAAGGCGATGCTGGCGCAGCCGGACGCGATCCGGGCGCTCGGGTTGAGGTGGTTTCACAGCAATGTGTACGAGCATCGGGAGCTGGGGCGGCGTTTTCTGCTGCACGGCGTGCCGACGTGGTTCTTTTTCCATCGGGGCAAGCGTCTCGGTCGCGCGACCGGCTGGCATGGACTCGGGCAGTTCGAAGCAGCGGTCGCGGCGGCGCGAGCTAAGGTGAACGAGTCGCCGGCGATTGAAAAAAATTAA
- the hrcA gene encoding heat-inducible transcriptional repressor HrcA: MLDPRAQTLLKTLIERYIAEGQPVGSRTLSRYSGLELSPATIRNVMSDLEELGLVASPHTSAGRIPTPRGYRLFVDTMLTVESAADEEAVTRAVKTTLQAGEPQKIVAAAASVLSSLSQFAGVVLTPRRSHVFKQIEFMRLSDKRILLIIVTPEGDVQNRIMATQRDFSPSELIEASNYINAHFAGLSFDDVRRRLREEIDTLRSDMTTLMHAAVTASTEESDTGETVLISGERNLLEVADLSSDMARLRKLFDVFDQKTSLLQLLDVSSHAQGVQIFIGGESTLVPIEEMSVVTAPYEVNGKIVGTLGVIGPTRMAYNRVIPIVDITARLLSLTLSQQ, from the coding sequence ATGCTAGATCCTCGCGCACAAACGCTCCTCAAAACCCTGATCGAACGCTACATCGCGGAAGGTCAGCCGGTCGGCTCGCGCACGCTGTCCCGTTATTCCGGGCTGGAACTGAGCCCGGCGACGATCCGCAACGTGATGTCCGATCTCGAGGAACTGGGACTCGTGGCCAGTCCGCACACGTCGGCTGGGCGGATCCCTACGCCGCGCGGATACCGGCTGTTCGTCGATACGATGTTGACGGTCGAATCCGCCGCTGACGAAGAAGCGGTCACGCGCGCAGTCAAGACCACGCTGCAGGCGGGCGAGCCGCAGAAGATCGTCGCGGCGGCCGCGAGCGTGCTGTCCAGTCTGTCGCAGTTCGCGGGTGTCGTGCTGACGCCGCGTCGCAGCCATGTGTTCAAGCAGATCGAGTTCATGCGGCTGTCGGACAAGCGCATCCTGCTCATCATCGTGACGCCCGAAGGCGACGTGCAGAACCGGATCATGGCGACGCAGCGCGACTTCTCGCCGTCCGAACTGATCGAGGCATCCAATTACATCAACGCGCATTTCGCCGGACTGTCGTTCGACGACGTGCGCCGCCGGCTGCGCGAAGAAATCGACACGCTGCGCAGCGACATGACCACACTGATGCACGCGGCCGTCACCGCGAGCACCGAAGAATCCGACACAGGCGAGACGGTGCTGATCTCCGGCGAGCGCAATCTGCTCGAAGTGGCGGACCTTTCGTCCGACATGGCGCGGCTGCGCAAACTGTTCGATGTGTTCGACCAAAAGACCAGCCTCCTTCAGTTGCTCGACGTATCGAGTCACGCGCAGGGCGTGCAGATCTTCATCGGCGGCGAGTCGACGCTCGTGCCGATCGAGGAAATGAGCGTGGTGACCGCGCCGTATGAAGTGAACGGGAAGATCGTCGGCACGCTCGGCGTGATCGGCCCGACCCGCATGGCGTACAACCGCGTGATCCCGATCGTCGACATCACCGCGCGGCTGCTGTCGTTGACGCTTAGTCAGCAATAG
- the dnaK gene encoding molecular chaperone DnaK, giving the protein MGKIIGIDLGTTNSCVALMEGNQVKVIENSEGARTTPSIIAYMDDNEVLVGAPAKRQSVTNPRNTLYAVKRLIGRRFDEKEVQKDINLMPYKIVKHDNGDAWVEAHDQKLAPSQVSAEVLRKMKKTAEDYLGEPVTEAVITVPAYFNDSQRQATKDAGRIAGLEVKRIINEPTAAALAFGLDKGAEGDRKIAVFDLGGGTFDISIIEIADVDGEMQFEVLSTNGDTFLGGEDFDQRIIDYIIGEFKKEQGVDLAKDVLALQRLKEAAEKAKIELSSGQQTEINLPYITADASGPKHLNLKITRAKLEALVEDLIERTIEPCRVAIKDAGVKVSDIDDVILVGGQTRMPKVLDKVKEFFGKDPRRDVNPDEAVAVGAAIQGQVLSGDRKDVLLLDVTPLSLGIETLGGVMTKMINKNTTIPTKHAQVYSTADDNQGAVTIKVFQGEREMAAGNKLLGEFNLEGIPPSPRGVPQIEVSFDIDANGILHVGAKDKATGKENRIVIKANSGLSEAEIEKMVKDAEANAEEDHKLRELADARNQGDALVHSTKKALTEYGDKLEAGEKEKIEAALKDLEETLKSSASDKAAIDAKIEAVATSSQKLGEKMYADMQAAQGAAGAAAGAAGAAGGASAGASAGQPEDDVVDAEFKEVKKD; this is encoded by the coding sequence ATGGGCAAAATCATCGGCATCGACCTCGGCACCACGAACTCGTGCGTGGCGTTGATGGAAGGCAATCAGGTCAAAGTGATCGAAAACTCGGAAGGCGCCCGTACGACGCCGTCGATCATCGCCTACATGGACGACAACGAAGTGCTCGTCGGTGCGCCGGCGAAGCGCCAGTCGGTGACCAACCCGCGCAACACGCTGTACGCGGTCAAGCGCCTGATCGGCCGCCGCTTCGACGAAAAGGAAGTGCAGAAGGACATCAACCTGATGCCCTACAAGATCGTCAAGCACGACAACGGCGACGCATGGGTCGAAGCCCACGATCAGAAGCTCGCGCCGTCGCAGGTCTCCGCCGAAGTGCTGCGCAAGATGAAGAAGACCGCTGAAGACTACCTCGGCGAGCCGGTCACCGAAGCCGTGATCACGGTTCCCGCGTACTTCAACGACAGCCAGCGTCAGGCCACGAAGGACGCCGGCCGCATCGCCGGTCTGGAAGTGAAGCGGATCATCAACGAACCGACCGCAGCCGCGCTCGCGTTCGGTCTGGACAAGGGCGCAGAGGGCGACCGCAAGATCGCGGTGTTCGACCTCGGCGGCGGCACGTTCGACATCTCGATCATCGAAATCGCGGACGTTGACGGTGAAATGCAGTTCGAAGTGCTGTCGACGAACGGCGATACGTTCCTCGGCGGTGAAGACTTCGACCAGCGCATCATCGATTACATCATCGGCGAGTTCAAGAAAGAGCAGGGCGTCGACCTGGCAAAGGACGTGCTCGCGCTGCAACGCCTGAAGGAAGCCGCTGAAAAGGCGAAGATCGAACTGTCGTCGGGCCAGCAGACCGAAATCAACCTGCCGTACATCACGGCCGACGCGTCGGGTCCGAAGCACTTGAACCTGAAGATCACCCGCGCGAAGCTCGAAGCGCTGGTCGAAGACCTGATCGAACGCACGATCGAACCGTGCCGTGTCGCGATCAAGGACGCCGGCGTGAAGGTGAGCGATATCGACGACGTGATCCTGGTCGGCGGTCAGACGCGTATGCCGAAGGTGCTGGACAAGGTGAAGGAGTTCTTCGGCAAGGACCCGCGCCGCGACGTGAACCCGGACGAAGCCGTTGCAGTCGGTGCGGCGATCCAGGGCCAGGTGCTGTCGGGCGACCGCAAGGACGTGCTGCTGCTCGACGTGACCCCGCTGTCGCTCGGCATCGAGACGCTCGGTGGCGTGATGACGAAGATGATCAACAAGAACACGACGATCCCGACGAAGCACGCGCAGGTGTACTCCACTGCGGATGACAACCAGGGCGCCGTGACGATCAAGGTGTTCCAGGGCGAACGCGAAATGGCAGCCGGCAACAAGCTGCTCGGCGAGTTCAACCTCGAAGGCATTCCGCCGTCGCCGCGCGGCGTGCCGCAGATCGAAGTGAGCTTCGACATCGACGCGAACGGCATCCTGCACGTGGGCGCAAAGGACAAGGCCACCGGCAAGGAAAACCGCATCGTCATCAAGGCGAACTCGGGTCTGTCGGAAGCCGAGATCGAGAAGATGGTGAAGGACGCGGAAGCGAACGCCGAAGAAGATCACAAGCTGCGTGAGCTGGCCGATGCCCGCAACCAGGGCGACGCGCTGGTCCACAGCACGAAGAAGGCGCTCACCGAATACGGCGACAAGCTCGAAGCCGGTGAGAAGGAAAAGATCGAAGCGGCGCTGAAGGATCTCGAAGAAACGCTGAAGAGCAGCGCGAGCGACAAGGCGGCGATCGACGCGAAGATCGAAGCAGTGGCGACGTCGTCGCAGAAGCTCGGCGAAAAGATGTACGCCGACATGCAGGCAGCGCAAGGTGCAGCAGGCGCGGCGGCGGGTGCTGCCGGTGCGGCGGGCGGTGCTTCGGCAGGTGCGAGTGCCGGCCAGCCGGAAGACGATGTCGTCGACGCCGAGTTCAAGGAAGTGAAGAAAGACTAA
- the recN gene encoding DNA repair protein RecN, with amino-acid sequence MLRHLSIRDFVIVAALDLEFDSGFTVFSGETGAGKSILIDALALALGARGDASVVRTGETRADITAEFDTHGDVDRWLDDQALATTDDSAHSTVLLRRVIDANGRSRAFVNGTPATLTQLREVGEMLVDIHGQHAHQLLMRPDAQRQLFDTHAGLLDTAATVNRAWRGWRDAAQAVELAQTRDRELQLERERLAWQLAELDKLAPQPGEWDDVNAEHRRLSHSANLIDGVQSALSALSESDDAMISQLGSIVSKLRDLADIDPALNDALAALEPAEIQLQEAAYSLSHYAQRLELDPDRLAQIEKRLEALHSAARKFRLQPQTLPEEHEARRAQLAALDAAADLDSLRAAEAKAKDAYLVDAKQLSKARAKAAKALGAAVTTGMQELSMAGGSFEVALVALPEGGAHGLEQVEFRVAGHAGVPLRPLAKVASGGELARISLALAVIASAASPTPTLIFDEVDTGIGGGVAEVVGRLLHQLGRNRQVLCVTHLPQVAARGDHHFQVAKASNGKSGTISTVTPLNRANRIEEVARMLGGIEITATTRKHAKEMLTA; translated from the coding sequence ATGCTTCGCCACCTCTCGATACGCGACTTCGTCATCGTCGCCGCGCTCGATCTCGAATTCGACAGCGGCTTCACGGTTTTCTCGGGCGAAACAGGCGCCGGCAAGTCGATCCTGATCGACGCGCTGGCGCTCGCGCTCGGCGCCCGCGGAGATGCGAGCGTCGTGCGCACCGGCGAAACCCGCGCCGACATCACGGCCGAATTCGACACGCACGGCGACGTGGACCGCTGGCTCGACGACCAGGCGCTCGCCACCACCGACGACAGCGCACACAGCACCGTGCTGCTGCGTCGCGTGATCGATGCGAACGGTCGCTCGCGCGCGTTCGTCAACGGCACGCCGGCCACGCTCACGCAGTTGCGCGAAGTCGGCGAAATGCTGGTCGATATTCACGGACAGCACGCGCATCAACTGTTGATGCGTCCCGACGCTCAGCGTCAACTGTTCGACACGCATGCCGGTCTGCTCGATACCGCCGCGACGGTCAATCGCGCGTGGCGCGGCTGGCGCGACGCGGCGCAGGCCGTCGAACTCGCGCAGACCCGCGATCGCGAGTTGCAGCTCGAACGCGAACGTCTTGCATGGCAGCTCGCCGAACTCGACAAGCTCGCGCCGCAACCCGGCGAATGGGACGACGTGAATGCCGAGCATCGGCGGCTGTCGCACTCGGCGAATCTGATCGACGGTGTGCAGAGTGCACTCAGCGCGCTGTCCGAATCCGACGACGCGATGATCTCGCAGCTCGGCTCGATCGTGTCGAAGCTGCGCGACCTCGCCGATATCGATCCGGCGTTAAACGATGCGCTCGCCGCGCTCGAACCCGCCGAGATCCAGTTGCAGGAAGCCGCGTATTCGCTGTCGCATTACGCGCAGCGTCTCGAACTCGATCCGGACCGGCTCGCGCAGATCGAAAAGCGTCTCGAAGCGCTGCATTCGGCCGCGCGCAAATTCCGTCTGCAGCCGCAGACGCTGCCGGAAGAACACGAAGCGCGTCGCGCGCAACTCGCGGCGCTCGACGCCGCCGCCGACCTCGACAGCCTGCGCGCCGCCGAAGCGAAAGCGAAGGACGCGTATCTCGTCGACGCGAAGCAGTTGTCGAAGGCCCGCGCGAAGGCCGCGAAAGCACTCGGCGCGGCGGTGACGACGGGCATGCAGGAACTGTCGATGGCAGGCGGCAGCTTCGAGGTCGCGCTGGTCGCGTTGCCGGAAGGCGGCGCGCACGGACTCGAACAGGTCGAGTTCCGCGTCGCCGGACATGCGGGCGTGCCGCTGCGGCCGCTCGCGAAAGTTGCGTCAGGTGGCGAACTTGCGCGGATCAGTCTGGCGCTCGCGGTGATCGCGAGTGCCGCGAGCCCGACGCCCACGTTGATTTTCGACGAAGTCGATACGGGTATCGGCGGCGGGGTTGCCGAAGTGGTCGGGCGTCTGTTGCATCAGCTTGGGCGCAATCGTCAGGTGCTGTGCGTCACGCACTTGCCGCAGGTGGCGGCGCGCGGCGATCATCATTTCCAG
- a CDS encoding NAD kinase codes for MQVTSQFRTVALIGRSNTPGIGEPLMALAACIEKRGFDIVFEANTAAEIGASGYPALRPAEIGARADVAVVLGGDGTMLGIGRQLAPYRTPLIGINHGRLGFITDIPISDMYEAIPQMLAGSFEREERTLLEARIMRDGDPIYHALAFNDVVVNRSGFSGMAELRVSVDGRFMYNQRSDGLIVATPTGSTAYALSSQGPILHPQLQGLVLVPIAPHSLSNRPIVLPDDSKVSIQIVSGRDVNVNFDMQSFTALELSDTIEVRRSRHTVPFLHPVGYSYYATLRRKLHWNESPSHEDDAAS; via the coding sequence ATGCAAGTTACCAGCCAGTTCAGGACCGTTGCGCTCATCGGGCGCAGCAACACGCCCGGCATCGGCGAGCCGCTGATGGCGCTCGCCGCGTGCATCGAGAAGCGCGGCTTCGACATCGTGTTCGAGGCGAACACCGCTGCCGAAATCGGCGCGTCCGGTTACCCCGCGCTGCGGCCCGCGGAGATCGGCGCACGCGCCGACGTCGCGGTGGTGCTGGGCGGCGACGGCACGATGCTCGGCATCGGCCGGCAACTGGCGCCGTATCGCACACCGCTGATCGGTATCAATCACGGCCGGCTCGGCTTCATCACCGACATCCCGATCTCGGACATGTACGAGGCCATCCCGCAAATGCTCGCGGGCAGCTTCGAACGCGAGGAGCGCACGCTGCTCGAAGCGCGCATCATGCGCGACGGCGATCCGATCTATCACGCGCTCGCATTCAACGACGTCGTCGTGAACCGTAGCGGCTTTTCGGGGATGGCGGAGCTGCGCGTGTCGGTGGACGGCCGCTTCATGTACAACCAGCGCTCGGACGGTCTGATCGTCGCGACGCCGACGGGGTCGACCGCGTACGCGCTGTCGTCGCAGGGGCCGATCCTGCATCCTCAACTGCAGGGACTCGTGCTCGTGCCGATCGCGCCGCACTCGCTGTCCAACCGGCCGATCGTGCTGCCGGACGACTCGAAGGTGAGCATCCAGATCGTGTCCGGCCGCGACGTCAACGTGAACTTCGACATGCAGTCGTTCACCGCGCTCGAACTCAGCGACACGATCGAGGTGCGCCGCTCGCGTCACACGGTGCCGTTCCTGCATCCGGTCGGCTACAGCTATTACGCGACGCTGCGCAGGAAGCTGCACTGGAACGAATCCCCGTCGCACGAAGACGACGCCGCCAGCTAG
- the dnaJ gene encoding molecular chaperone DnaJ produces MAKRDYYEVLGVAKNASDDEIKKAYRKLAMKHHPDRNPDNKDSEERFKEVKEAYEMLSDSQKRGAYDQYGHAGVDPNMGGAGAQGFGGFADAFGDIFGDIFGQAAGGAARGGRGGGPQVYRGADLRYSMEITLEQAAHGYDTQIRVPSWVSCEVCHGSGAKPGTKPETCPTCNGSGAVRMSQGFFSIQQTCPKCHGTGTYIPEPCTHCHGAGKTKETKTLEVKIPAGIDDGMRIRSAGNGEPGINGGPSGDLYVEIHIKSHTVFERDGDDLHCQMPIPFTTAALGGEIEVPTLAGRASFPVSEGTQSGKTFRLRGKGIKGLRSSIAGDLYVHVQVETPVKLTEQQRELLQQFEKSLVEGGARHSPQSKSWFDRVKSFFD; encoded by the coding sequence ATGGCGAAACGGGATTACTACGAGGTTCTGGGCGTCGCGAAGAACGCGAGCGACGACGAGATCAAGAAGGCTTATCGCAAGCTCGCGATGAAGCATCACCCCGACCGCAATCCGGACAACAAGGATTCGGAAGAGCGTTTCAAGGAGGTGAAGGAGGCCTATGAAATGCTCTCGGACTCGCAGAAGCGTGGCGCCTACGATCAGTACGGCCACGCGGGCGTCGATCCGAATATGGGCGGCGCTGGTGCGCAGGGCTTCGGCGGATTCGCCGATGCGTTCGGCGATATCTTCGGCGACATCTTCGGCCAGGCGGCCGGCGGTGCTGCGCGCGGTGGACGCGGCGGCGGTCCGCAGGTGTATCGCGGTGCCGATCTGCGCTACAGCATGGAGATCACGCTCGAACAGGCCGCGCACGGCTACGACACGCAGATCCGCGTACCCAGCTGGGTATCGTGCGAGGTGTGCCACGGTTCCGGCGCGAAGCCCGGCACGAAGCCGGAAACCTGCCCGACCTGTAACGGCTCCGGCGCGGTCCGGATGTCGCAGGGTTTCTTCAGCATCCAGCAAACCTGCCCGAAGTGCCACGGCACCGGCACGTATATTCCCGAGCCTTGCACGCACTGCCACGGCGCGGGTAAGACCAAGGAAACCAAGACCCTCGAAGTGAAGATCCCGGCCGGCATCGACGACGGCATGCGGATCCGCTCGGCCGGCAACGGCGAGCCGGGGATCAACGGCGGTCCGTCGGGCGATCTGTACGTGGAAATCCACATCAAGTCGCACACGGTGTTCGAACGTGACGGCGACGACCTGCATTGCCAGATGCCGATTCCGTTTACCACCGCAGCGCTCGGCGGCGAGATCGAAGTGCCGACGCTTGCCGGTCGTGCGAGCTTCCCGGTGTCGGAAGGCACGCAGTCGGGCAAGACGTTCCGTCTGCGCGGCAAGGGCATCAAGGGTCTGCGCTCGAGCATCGCGGGCGATCTGTACGTGCACGTTCAGGTCGAAACGCCGGTCAAGCTCACCGAGCAGCAGCGCGAACTGCTGCAGCAGTTCGAGAAGTCGCTGGTGGAAGGCGGGGCGCGACATAGCCCGCAGAGCAAGAGCTGGTTCGATCGGGTGAAGAGCTTCTTCGATTGA
- a CDS encoding RNA-binding S4 domain-containing protein: MNYRISTDPGARLRIDKWLWAARLFKTRSLAADAVEKGRVRIGGLTVKPAKEVRVGDRVEVEIEHAVWQLDVLGLCDVRGPASIAQTLYTETVEGKAKRLLELERRKTYREPAAAFHGRPTKRDRRTIDKLSGGD; encoded by the coding sequence ATGAACTACAGGATTTCGACGGACCCCGGCGCGCGGCTGCGCATCGACAAATGGTTATGGGCGGCGCGCCTCTTCAAGACCCGTTCGCTGGCAGCGGACGCAGTGGAGAAAGGCCGGGTGCGGATCGGCGGTCTGACTGTGAAGCCGGCGAAGGAAGTGCGGGTCGGCGACCGGGTCGAGGTCGAGATCGAACACGCGGTCTGGCAGCTGGACGTGCTGGGTCTGTGCGACGTGCGCGGTCCGGCCAGCATCGCGCAGACGCTATATACAGAGACAGTGGAAGGAAAAGCGAAGCGGCTGCTGGAACTGGAGCGCCGCAAGACGTATCGCGAACCGGCCGCCGCGTTTCACGGCCGGCCGACCAAGCGGGACCGGCGAACTATCGACAAACTTTCAGGTGGGGATTGA
- the hemH gene encoding ferrochelatase, giving the protein MRFDLERPSQSAAHRVGVLLINLGTPDAPTPRAVRRYLAQFLSDPRVVEIPALLWQIILRVLILPFRGRSSAKKYAAVWMPEGSPLRVHTEKQVDALRQLLHANGYTTLVEYAMRYGTPGIPAMLNQLKLAGAERVLLMPMYPQYSSSTTATAFDDAFAALRRMRNQLEIRTVRHYADHPAYIAALAAQVHHYWHTHGRPDFSAGDKLVLSFHGVPRRTLDLGDPYHDQCQQTASLLMHALELTPVECRVTFQSRFGKAEWLQPYTAPTLKELGAAGVRRADVFCPGFTADCLETIEEIGIEVRDEFVHAGGKEFHRIPCVNNAPAWIAALGEIVAVNLQGWPVQAAQPHGVATT; this is encoded by the coding sequence ATGCGTTTCGATCTCGAGCGGCCGTCGCAATCCGCTGCCCATCGCGTGGGCGTGCTGCTGATCAATCTCGGTACGCCGGATGCGCCGACGCCCCGTGCAGTGCGCCGTTATCTCGCGCAGTTTCTGTCCGACCCGCGCGTCGTCGAAATTCCGGCGCTGCTGTGGCAGATCATCCTGCGCGTGCTGATCCTGCCGTTTCGCGGCCGGTCGTCGGCGAAGAAGTACGCGGCGGTCTGGATGCCCGAGGGTTCGCCGCTGCGCGTGCACACCGAAAAGCAGGTCGATGCGCTGCGCCAGCTGCTGCACGCGAACGGCTACACGACGCTCGTCGAGTACGCGATGCGCTACGGCACGCCCGGCATTCCGGCGATGCTGAACCAGTTGAAGCTCGCGGGCGCCGAGCGCGTGCTGCTGATGCCGATGTACCCACAGTACTCGTCGTCGACCACGGCCACCGCATTCGATGACGCGTTCGCCGCGCTGCGCCGCATGCGCAACCAGCTCGAGATCCGCACCGTGCGTCACTACGCGGATCACCCCGCGTACATCGCCGCGCTCGCTGCGCAGGTTCACCACTACTGGCATACACACGGCCGTCCCGATTTCTCGGCCGGCGACAAACTCGTGCTGAGTTTCCACGGCGTGCCGCGCCGTACGCTGGATCTCGGCGATCCGTATCACGACCAGTGCCAGCAAACCGCCTCGCTGCTGATGCATGCGCTCGAACTGACGCCGGTCGAATGCCGCGTGACGTTTCAGTCGCGCTTCGGCAAGGCCGAATGGCTGCAGCCGTACACCGCACCGACGCTGAAGGAACTGGGCGCGGCGGGCGTGCGGCGTGCCGACGTGTTCTGCCCGGGCTTCACGGCTGACTGTCTCGAGACGATCGAAGAAATCGGTATCGAGGTGCGCGACGAGTTCGTGCATGCGGGCGGCAAGGAGTTTCACCGGATTCCGTGCGTGAACAACGCGCCTGCATGGATCGCGGCGCTCGGTGAGATCGTCGCGGTCAATCTGCAGGGCTGGCCAGTTCAGGCGGCGCAGCCGCACGGCGTCGCGACGACATGA